DNA sequence from the Corvus moneduloides isolate bCorMon1 chromosome 29, bCorMon1.pri, whole genome shotgun sequence genome:
CTgatcccttttccctcctcattCCCGAATTTTCCCGGCAGCTCTTCTACCTGTGCTGCGACGTTTGCCGCCAGCAGAGCAATCCCAAGGATTCCCGAGCCTTTGGAAGGGACATCTGGAATATTTTCCTGGACAGGAACGCGGTGAGGGCCGGGATCCTCGATCCCTGCGGGATTCCCGGAATTTCGGGAGGATTTTCCAGGATTTCAGGCTGGATTTGGTGTTGCAAAAGGGGGAATTCcttggaattttggggagaagggtcctggaagggaaaatggggatCCAGGAGCCCGGAATCCCTTTGGAGTGGGGGAATTCCCGCTGGGAATTCTGTGGGATCTCCCTCTCTGATTCCATGGGGAGGCGGGGTTGGAATTCTGGGCTCCAGCTCCCGAAATTCCAGCGGGATCCCGGGATTTGATGAGATTTTCCCTCTTGTCCAGCCCCTCCGGGTGAAGGTGCCGGAGCAGCTCCTGACGGACATCGGTGAGTGcggaattccgggaattctcCGCGGGAAAAGGAGCCCAGGGCCGGGGTTGGCGTTCCCAAACTCCTCCTGGAGTCACGGGAAAGTCGGGAATCGGCTCTGGAATGAAGGGAACGCCGGGAGCATTCCCAGCATCCCAAATTTCCTCCCCAATTCCCAGAAAATTtgggctcctggggctcctctcCTTTGGAATCCTTGGGATTCCAAACCCGGGAAGTGATCCCGGGCTTCCCAAACTTTCCCTGGTGCTCCAAGAGAAATGGGGCAGGGTTGGGAATCAGCTCTGGAATGAAGGGAGCGCCGGGGGACATNNNNNNNNNNNNNNNNNNNNNNNNNNNNNNNNNNNNNNNNNNNNNNNNNNNNNNNNNNNNNNNNNNNNNNNNNNNNNNNNNNNNNNNNNNNNNNNNNNNNNNNNNNNNNNNNNNNNNNNNNNNNNNNNNNNNNNNNNNNNNNNNNNNNNNNNNNNNNNNNNNNNNNNNNNNNNNNNNNNNNNNNNNNNNNNNNNNNNNNNCAGCCCGTGGGCGGTGATGTACTTCCTGTAGGCCTCGCGGATGATGCGGAAGGCGCGGGCGTTGGAGTAGGGGATGTCGGTGATGGGGTCGCGGTACAGGGCCGGCTTGTGGGTGACGGGGCACAGCTCCCGCACCGGCAGCCGCGGGGGCCGGCACTTGGGGAAGCAGCGCTCGAAGGTGGCGTCGTCGCTGAAGGAGATGAAGGTGCGCGAGCACTTCCCGGGGGAGAacggggcgggagcggggcgggagtCGGGGTCCAGCCTGGAACGGGCACCAGGATGGGGTGGGAGAAGCTCAGCAGCCCGGGGTTTGgcccaaaagctgcttttcccatgggatttgggggtgccAAGGTGGTGCCCAGgacctgcttttcctgcagggtttggggcatCCAAGGTGATGGCTGAAAACGGCTTTCCCAACAGGATTGGAGATCTGGGGACTCCAGAACCTGCTGCTGACACaggattttgggatttgggggctcCAAAGTAGTGCCCAGAACCTGGTTTTCCCATGGGATTTGGGGCTCCAAGGTGGTGCCCAgaacctgcttttcctgcaggatttggggcCCCAAACATGCTTTTCCCATGGGATTTGGGTGCCCAAAAATTGCTTCTCcaatgggatttgggggttccaGTGTGGTGCCCAAACTCTGCTTTTCccatgggatttggggtctccgagctgcttttcctccccaaagcTGAGACAGAGCCAAGGGAGGCTCCAGGTTGGGATTCAGTGCCCAAATCCACCCCCCAAAAcgggaatttgggatttgggagctCCGAGGCGCTGCCCAAcccctctggagcagctccagggcaggatccaggctgggatttgggattgtGGTGCCACTCACCCCTCGACATCCACGGGATCGTCGCGGCCGGGCTCGGGCAGGAGGGGCATGGTCAGGGACCAGTAGCGGATCACGGGGCCCACgatcttcctcttcttctgcACCTGCTTCTTCTTGTCCGCTTCCAGCCGCTCGTAGTTCTCTGGGATCGGGAACGGGGTCGGGAATGGCATCGGGAACGGCTCAGCCCCGAACAGGGGTGCCAGGGCTGTTCCTGGGATCCCTGTGCCGTTCCCGGCAgccctgtcccattcccagccccgttcccgaccccagtcccagtccctgtGCCCTTCTCAGCgccccagccccattcccgcTATCCTGATCCCACTCCCGATGCCGCTCCCACTCACCCAGGGATCTCAGGTTGATCTCCTCGGTGATCTTggcctcctccagcagctcctcctgggtCAGGGGCCGCTCGTAGTTGGGgcctccctttttcctcttggaTTGCACCTGGCGCTCCTGGAGCCGCAGGAACGTCTGCCGGGTGTGCTCCGTCGTGGACTGCCGCATGTGCTTCCGGCCTGCGGGGACACTGGGATCAGCCCCGGGATCTGCTCCCAGCCCGGATCACCCAGAGAGCCCTGgggccccattcccagctcctggagaagcAGGAGTTCTCCCGAAGGATCCCGCTCCCAGGGCACGCCTGCCGGGACTGCCGCACACGCTTCCGGCCTGCGGGGACACTGGGATCAGCTGGAATCCCGGGAGTGCTCCCACGGGatcccactcccagcccagagcactgggagATCCCCAGGACcccatttctgcagcagcagctctcccaaaGGACCCCATTTCCAGCTGGGATCACCAAAACCCCACTCCCAGCCCAATTTCCCCGGActcctcccaccccaccccacacTCACTGTCTCCCacatcctcctgcagctccaaggGCACGGATTTCACCTCCCGACTTTTCTGGGATCCTCCCCGCGGCCCCTCGGCCTTCTTGGCCCGGAGGCTCTTGAGCGGCTCCTGAAGGACCGGAACAGAACCGtgaggataaaaaaaaaccccaaacccgtGGATTTGGCGCCTGTTTTCCCGGGAGAATCCCCGGGGATGGCTCGGTACCCGGTAGGCCTTGGTGAGgacgcggcggcggcggcggggctcgGCCTCGTCCTGCTCCGAGCCCGGCTCGTCCCCCTCGTCGATGTCGAAGTCCGAGTCCACCTCGTCATCGCTGTCCGAGTGCTCCCCGCGGTACTCGTCATCCCCGGACTCCTGCGGGACATCGGGAATATGAGATCAGCCCCTCCAGAACCCCCCATCATCCCCGGACTCCTGCGGGACATCGGGAATATGAGATCAGCCCCTCCAGAACCCCCCATCATCCCCGGACTCCTGCGGGACATCGGGAATATGAGATCAGCCCCTCCAGAACCCCCCATCATCCCCGGACTCCTGCGGGACATCGGGAATATGAGATCAGCCCCTCCAGAACCCCCCATCATCCCCGGACTCCTGCGGGATACTCCGGAGATCGGGAACACGGCATTGGTAACCCCGAGGGATCTTCACGGGACTCGTCGTGCCCAGACTCCTGCGGGATTCGGGGATGGATCCCCCGGAGATGCCCGGCACCCGTTATCCCGGATTCCCACAGGACACGGGGATGGATCACCTCAGGGGATCCCAGTGATGCCCCCGAGATTTCTCACCCTCGGCTATCCCCACGTCCCTGGACGCGCAACCTCCCACCCCCCCactcccctcacgtttcccgccaCTCCCCGTCCCTCCCCCTCAGAGCGCCGGGCGCGCGCCGGGCCCGTTCCCGCCGCGTTTTCCCCCTTTCCCGCCGGTCCCTCCCGGTGCCGCTCGCCTCGTTGAAGCCGCCGTAGGTGGTCTGGTAGAActcgtcctcctcctcggcCTGGAGCAGCCCCGAGAGGCGATTCCCGGCCGTTCTCCGCGGGGCGCGGCCCTCGGCCAGGCTCATCTCGGCGCTCGGCTGAGCCGCCTGCCGGGACCGCCCAGCGGGGAGAGAGCGCAGAGCGCAGAGCGATCGATGGGGAGTGAGGACGTGCGGGGTGACGTCATCGGGCGAGACTGTGACGTCATGGGACGGGGTATGCGTACTCTGTAACGTCATGGGGTGTCCGGGGTTGTGTGTGCGCTCTGTGATGTCACGGGGTGGGTTGTGATgcatttggggggggggggtacgGCTGTGTGGCGTCATACGATAGAGGCATAAATGTGTGGGTCGTAGCAGTGTGACGCCACAGGACGGGGACACGTGTGCTCTCATGACGTCACGGGGTGGGGTGTAGCCCGTTAGGGTGTGTCTCGGTGACGTCATGAGCGGGGGTGTGAGGCGTTTAATGTGAATTTAACGAGTGGGCGTGGCCCGAGTGGGCGGGGCCTGAGTGGGCGTGGCCCGAGTGGGCGTGCCCCGAGGGGCGTGGCCTGAGTGGGCGTGGCCTGAgtgggcggggccgggcgggggcgggctGAGGGGGCGGGGGGCGCAGCTCACGCtccaagatggcggcggcggcggcggcggcggggcccgagtccggcggcagcagcggcagcagcggcggccTCGGCGGTACCGGCCGGGAACGGGGCCGGGCGTGGGGCTGAGGGGCTCTGAGGGGGGCTCCGAGGGGGGCGCGGctggaggggtggggagggaagggggtggggggtggcTGAGGGCGtgagggggtgagggggggCGTGAGGGTGAGGGGGCTCTGAGGGCGGGAGGGGACGGGGGGaatggggggatttgggggatctgagggggctctgagggcgggaggggacggggggaatggggggatttggggggtctgagggggctctgagggcgggaggggacggggggaatggggggatttggggggtctgagggggctctgagggcgggaggggacggggggaatggggggatttggggggttatgaggggtctgggggcgggaggggaatggggggatttggggggtctgagggggctctgagggcgggaggggacggggggaatggggggatttggggggtctgAGGGGGCTCTGCGGGCGGGAGGAGATGAGGGGAgtgggggggattttgggggggttatgaggggtctgggggcgggaggggagtggggggattttgggggcttatgaggggtctgggggcgggaggggaatggggggatttggggggtctgAGGGGGCTCTGCGGGCGGGAGGAGATGAGGGGAgtgggggggattttggggggttatgaggggtctgggggcgggaggggagtgggggggattttggggggttatgaggggtctgggggtgtGAGGAGCTGAGGGCGatgagggattttggggggttatgaggggtctgggggtgtgaggagctgagggcgatgggggattttggggggttatGAGGGGTCTGGGGGCGGGAGGGGGATCTGGGGGTCTCAGGCctctggggtgggggggttTTGGAGGGTGTAGGACTGGGCTGAGGGGTTTTTAGGGGGTCTTTGGCGTTTTTTTGTGGGTGTAGAATTCTGGGGCTGAGAGGGCTTTTTTGGGAGGTCTTTGGGGCCTTTTGGGGGGGTGTAGGGCTGTGGGGCTTATGAGGAGTTTTTTGGGGtcttcagggttttttggggggggtctgggggggcagaactgtggggctgagggggattttttggggtgtttataggggtttttttgggggggtgcGTGTGGGAATCTCCTGGGGGGGGGGATCTGGATCTCCcttgtggggggggggggggggtggtggggggtGCCATGGGTGGGTCTGGACCCGACTTTTCTATGGAAAAAATCGAATTCCAAGCTGCCCTTTCCCTGTGGAAAACCTGGGAATGCACagagggggatttgggagggCTCGAaattcctccccccccccccaaaaaaaaaaaaaaagtgggatcggggtggggagggagaagtTTTTTGGTGCCAGGGAAATTCGATTCCCGTTCCCGTCCGGTGACTCAGGGGTGGGAGCGGCTCCCGGCTCCCAGAGCGGGATCCCGAAATCCCCCGAATCCCTTCCCGAGCCCGGGAATCCTGTGGGAACACCGACGTGAGCACGGGATTTGTTTGGATAAGCGGCGATGGCAGccagggaaagggctggaagtGCAGCCGGCGCTCTGGAAACCGGGAATTCGCGGGCTCGGAGGCTTTGTTTAGGGATAAAACAGGGAATTTTTGGCCTTTAAAcctgggatttttccttttcccggTTTTTCCTGGACTTGGCAGAATCCTGGGAGAGTCCAGCCCCTTACCCTGCTTTTCCTACAAGCTCCAGATCGCTTTTTCCACCTTAAATTTGGGCTGTGACTCGCTCAGATCCATGAAAATTCCATATGGGAAGGAGTGGGGGTGGTCCCTGCTCCCCTGGAAGGATTTAGGGCCTGATCCCTGATTTTCTGCCTCTTTATCCCTGGGGTGTTTTGGGAATTTGGAGCCAGAAACCCCTGGAGAGCAGCGTGGGGGCTTGGGATAAATTCaactttcccctttttctgggactctttcctatttttctgggatttttcccttgttctttggggttttttcctgcttttctgggatttttcctgtttttcccatttGGGATTTGGAGCTTCTCCCGAGGAAGAACCAGATGGGATTTGAGGGAAAATCTCCCAACTCCAcaaataaaatccctttttccttcctgctgcaaTAATTCCCATTACTTCTGGGAATAACAAGGGTGATCCTGGAATAGGTGCTGGAAAAGTTGGGAATCCTGGTTTATTTTTGGgataaaaaaaggttttatttggaTTTAAGGGTTTGTTTTGCTCCTGGATAATCCTGGAATTAC
Encoded proteins:
- the VPS72 gene encoding vacuolar protein sorting-associated protein 72 homolog encodes the protein MSLAEGRAPRRTAGNRLSGLLQAEEEDEFYQTTYGGFNEESGDDEYRGEHSDSDDEVDSDFDIDEGDEPGSEQDEAEPRRRRRVLTKAYREPLKSLRAKKAEGPRGGSQKSREVKSVPLELQEDVGDSRKHMRQSTTEHTRQTFLRLQERQVQSKRKKGGPNYERPLTQEELLEEAKITEEINLRSLENYERLEADKKKQVQKKRKIVGPVIRYWSLTMPLLPEPGRDDPVDVEGLDPDSRPAPAPFSPGKCSRTFISFSDDATFERCFPKCRPPRLPVRELCPVTHKPALYRDPITDIPYSNARAFRIIREAYRKYITAHGKIFQMSLPKARESLGLLCWRQTSQHR